A stretch of Henckelia pumila isolate YLH828 chromosome 4, ASM3356847v2, whole genome shotgun sequence DNA encodes these proteins:
- the LOC140862541 gene encoding uncharacterized protein — MDKEWMPKSRLSREYEHGVESFLKFAIKNAEDREAISCPCTKCGNLKKKKVETIRAHMYSNGIDLKYHTWIWHGERSAMKNSNNDRDQEREDVPKFDTEEPIDMVHAAFDSYAQNPTTFKNLLEDAEKPLYPGCNKFTRLSAVVKLFNLKAKYSWSDKSCTDLLNLLGEMLPNDNELPLSFYDAKKSLCALGITYEKIHACPNDCILYRKEYKDMNSCPTCGMSRWKMGQKDTIKEGVPAKVLWYFPPIPRFVRMFRNKEFSKELTWHADKRLNDGYLRHPADAPSWKLVDHKWPNFAADSRNLRLAISADGINPHGMMSSTYSCWPVLMITYNLPPWLCMKRKFMMLTMLISGPKQPGNDIDVYLAPLIDDLKFLWDTGVEAYDAYRKETFSLRAVLLCTINDFSAYGNMSGCIVKGYHACPICGEETYSTRLKHSRKMSYTGHRRFLPANHPYRRQRKAFNGYQEFNPAPKPLSGDEVLKKVDGIHCHWGKMRKKIQSTKDDVKPSFKKKSIFFELEYWKHLYVRHVLDVIHIEKNVCESLLGTLLDIPGKTKDGIAARLDLAEMNLRTDLAPVMGEKKSFLPAACYTLTKDEKRKILNSLCGMQLPTCYSSNVKNFVSMKDLKLVGLKSQDYHTLMQQLLPVAIRGVLPKHVRDSITRLCFFFNELCNNVMDPSKLDELQREIVIILCLLEKYFPPSFFDIMIHLTVHLVREVKLCGPVWFRYMYPFERYMKILKGYVRNRNRPEGCMAECYIAEEAVEFF, encoded by the coding sequence ATGGACAAAGAATGGATGCCAAAGTCTCGGTTATCAAGGGAATATGAGCATGGAGTAGAGTCTTTCTTgaaatttgcaataaaaaatGCCGAGGATCGGGAAGCAATATCTTGTCCATGTACAAAATGTGGTAatctgaagaagaaaaaggTAGAGACTATAAGGGCACACATGTATTCTAATGGTATAGATTTGAAATATCATACTTGGATATGGCATGGTGAAAGGTCTGCGATGAAGAACTCAAATAATGATCGTGATCAAGAAAGGGAAGATGTACCAAAGTTTGACACCGAGGAACCAATAGATATGGTACATGCTGCATTTGATAGTTATGCTCAGAATCCAACCACATTCAAAAATCTACTTGAAGATGCTGAGAAACCTTTATATCCTGGATGCAATAAATTTACAAGGTTATCTGCAGTTGTaaaattattcaacttgaaaGCCAAATATAGTTGGAGTGACAAAAGTTGCACCGACCTACTCAATTTGTTAGGAGAAATGCTTCCAAATGACAACGAATTGCCTTTATCTTTCTACGATGCAAAGAAAAGCTTGTGTGCATTAGGGATTACTTATGAGAAAATCCATGCTTGCCCTAATGATTGTATCTTATACCGGAAGGAGTATAAGGATATGAACAGTTGTCCTACTTGTGGGATGTCAAGGTGGAAGATGGGCCAAAAAGATACGATAAAGGAAGGAGTTCCTGCAAAGGTTCTATGGTACTTCCCTCCAATTCCGAGATTTGTACGAATGTTTCGGAATAAGGAGTTTTCCAAGGAGCTGACTTGGCATGCTGATAAAAGACTTAATGATGGATACTTACGCCATCCAGCTGATGCACCTTCTTGGAAATTAGTAGATCACAAGTGGCCAAATTTTGCTGCTGATTCAAGAAATCTTAGATTGGCCATTTCAGCTGACGGGATCAATCCCCATGGTATGATGAGTTCTACATATAGTTGTTGGCCAGTTTTAATGATTACTTACAATCTTCCCCCATGGTTGTGTATGAAGAGAAAATTTATGATGCTCACAATGTTGATTTCTGGTCCCAAACAACCAGGAAATGATATCGATGTTTACTTAGCACCTCTAATCGATGACTTGAAATTCCTATGGGATACAGGTGTTGAAGCATATGATGCATATAGAAAAGAAACCTTCTCGCTCAGAGCTGTCTTGCTGTGCACCATCAATGACTTTTCTGCATATGGAAACATGTCAGGATGTATTGTGAAAGGATATCACGCATGTCCGATTTGTGGTGAAGAAACATATTCAACAAGGTTGAAACATAGCAGGAAAATGTCGTACACAGGCCATAGAAGGTTTCTACCTGCAAATCATCCTTATCGAAGGCAAAGAAAGGCATTTAATGGGTACCAAGAGTTCAACCCTGCACCCAAACCATTGAGTGGCGATGAAGTGTTAAAAAAAGTCGATGGAATTCATTGTCATTGGGGAAAAATGAGAAAGAAGATTCAGTCCACGAAAGATGATGTAAAACCATCCTtcaaaaagaaatcaattttCTTTGAACTTGAGTATTGGAAACATCTATATGTTAGACATGTTCTTGATGTGATTCATATAGAAAAGAACGTCTGTGAAAGTCTTCTCGGTACGTTGCTTGACATTCCGGGAAAAACAAAGGATGGAATTGCAGCTAGATTAGACCTTGCTGAAATGAATTTGAGGACAGATTTGGCTCCAGTGATGGGGGAGAAGAAATCTTTTCTGCCAGCAGCATGTTATACACTTACAAAAGATGAGAAAAGAAAGATTTTGAATTCTTTGTGTGGAATGCAATTACCTACATGTTACTCATCCAACGTTAAAAACTTTgtttcgatgaaggacttgaaaCTTGTTGGCCTTAAGTCACAGGACTACCACACTTTAATGCAGCAATTACTTCCAGTGGCCATACGTGGTGTCTTGCCCAAACATGTCAGAGACTCTATCACTCgtttgtgcttcttcttcaatGAGCTATGTAATAATGTGATGGATCCCTCAAAGTTGGATGAGCTGCAGAGAGAGATTGTGATCATATTGTGTTTACTTGAAAAGTATtttccaccttcgttttttGACATAATGATTCATTTAACAGTTCATCTTGTGCGAGAGGTGAAATTATGTGGCCCAGTTTGGTTTAGGTACATGTATCCCTTTGAAAGATACATGAAGATTTTGAAAGGTTATGTGCGAAATCGCAATAGACCGGAAGGTTGCATGGCTGAATGTTATATTGCTGAAGAGGCGGTTGAATTTTTCTAA